Proteins encoded in a region of the Oceanibaculum nanhaiense genome:
- the mutT gene encoding 8-oxo-dGTP diphosphatase MutT, which produces MAPIEADLDDLCPSGPAASVAAGPKPIVLVVAAALVDIDGRVLIARRPEGKKMAGLWEFPGGKVESGETPEAALVRELHEELGIDTSGSCLAPLTFASHEYDEFHLLMPLYVCRRWKGRVVAKEHSEIKWVRPIRMAEYPMPPADVPLVAMLRDLL; this is translated from the coding sequence ATGGCTCCTATCGAAGCTGATCTCGACGATCTCTGCCCGTCCGGCCCCGCCGCATCCGTTGCCGCGGGGCCGAAGCCGATTGTGCTGGTGGTTGCGGCAGCATTAGTCGATATCGACGGGCGGGTGCTGATCGCCAGACGCCCGGAAGGCAAGAAGATGGCCGGGTTGTGGGAGTTTCCCGGCGGCAAGGTGGAATCCGGCGAGACGCCGGAAGCAGCACTTGTGCGCGAGCTGCATGAGGAGCTGGGCATCGATACCTCGGGCAGTTGCCTTGCCCCCCTCACCTTCGCCTCGCATGAATATGACGAGTTCCACCTGCTGATGCCGCTCTATGTCTGCCGCCGCTGGAAGGGTCGCGTCGTGGCGAAAGAACACAGTGAAATCAAATGGGTACGGCCCATTCGCATGGCCGAATACCCGATGCCGCCGGCCGATGTGCCGCTGGTCGCGATGTTGCGCGACCTCCTGTAG
- a CDS encoding DUF4743 domain-containing protein, whose translation MSFLDHIKRVNRHDLSGFRRFLIGDAHAGYLRHALAERLKAQADVFAVDAHTVRLLPAFSDPDARTEAVDRAVRKLVEEGAVAKIRFEQYPVLERPGGPALMWLNRAAAAHFGILSFGVHLNGYVRKPDGIHLWIGRRARDKSVAPGKLDNMVAGGMGDGYGPVETLVKECGEEAGLPEALARKAHPVGAITYMMEVGSGTAHGSAADIGQDGLRRDVLYCFDLELPADFTPVCQDGEIEEFRLLPIAEVMRIVDSGDDFKFNCHLVIIDFLIRHGLIGPDHPDYLDLISGLHR comes from the coding sequence ATGAGCTTTCTCGATCATATAAAACGGGTGAACCGCCACGATCTCTCCGGCTTTCGCCGCTTCCTGATCGGCGACGCCCATGCCGGCTATCTGCGCCACGCACTGGCCGAGCGGCTGAAGGCGCAGGCCGATGTGTTCGCGGTCGATGCGCACACGGTCCGTCTGTTACCGGCCTTTTCCGACCCGGACGCGCGCACCGAGGCGGTGGACCGGGCGGTGCGGAAGCTTGTGGAAGAAGGCGCGGTCGCGAAAATCCGCTTCGAGCAATATCCGGTACTGGAACGGCCGGGCGGGCCGGCACTGATGTGGCTCAACCGCGCCGCCGCCGCCCATTTCGGCATCCTGTCCTTTGGCGTGCATCTGAACGGCTATGTCCGCAAGCCCGACGGCATCCATCTCTGGATTGGCCGGCGCGCCCGCGACAAGAGCGTCGCCCCCGGCAAGCTGGACAATATGGTGGCCGGCGGCATGGGCGATGGCTACGGCCCGGTCGAAACCCTGGTGAAGGAATGCGGCGAAGAGGCAGGCCTGCCGGAAGCCCTCGCCCGCAAGGCGCATCCGGTGGGCGCCATCACCTACATGATGGAGGTGGGATCCGGCACGGCCCACGGCAGCGCCGCCGATATCGGACAGGACGGGCTCAGGCGTGACGTGCTCTATTGTTTCGATCTCGAACTGCCAGCCGATTTCACCCCGGTCTGCCAGGATGGCGAGATCGAGGAATTCCGCCTGCTGCCCATCGCCGAGGTGATGCGCATCGTCGATAGCGGCGACGACTTCAAATTCAACTGCCACCTCGTCATCATCGACTTCCTGATCCGCCACGGCCTCATCGGGCCGGACCATCCGGACTATCTGGACCTCATTTCGGGCCTGCACCGGTAG
- a CDS encoding nucleotidyltransferase family protein, producing MDNVVALMLANPVNRAILDRLPDLGLPEACLVAGALAQSVWNGLDRRAPQAGIKDYDIFYFDAADIGWEAEDAAIRKVRTALADLAVEIDVKNQARVHLWYEARFGVPVAPLRSALDGVAMFPVRGTCLALQHGADGPVLHAPYGTAALEAGLLADNPNCPDRSAFRGKAESYRARWPWLRIVEDSIVEDGGGQPSSSSVSQ from the coding sequence ATGGATAATGTCGTTGCCCTGATGCTGGCCAATCCGGTGAACCGGGCGATTCTGGACCGGCTGCCGGATCTTGGCCTGCCGGAAGCCTGCCTGGTCGCCGGTGCGCTGGCGCAGAGCGTGTGGAATGGCCTCGACCGGCGCGCGCCGCAGGCCGGCATCAAGGATTACGACATTTTCTATTTCGATGCCGCCGATATCGGCTGGGAAGCTGAGGATGCGGCGATCCGCAAGGTACGGACGGCGCTGGCCGATCTTGCCGTCGAGATCGATGTGAAGAATCAGGCGCGGGTGCATCTCTGGTACGAGGCGCGCTTCGGCGTGCCCGTAGCACCGCTGCGCAGCGCGCTCGACGGTGTGGCGATGTTCCCCGTGCGCGGTACCTGTCTGGCGCTACAGCACGGCGCGGACGGTCCTGTCCTGCATGCGCCCTATGGAACGGCGGCGCTGGAGGCGGGGTTGCTGGCGGACAATCCGAACTGCCCGGACCGCAGCGCCTTCCGCGGCAAGGCGGAAAGCTACCGGGCGCGCTGGCCCTGGCTGCGGATTGTGGAAGACAGCATCGTGGAAGACGGGGGCGGTCAGCCCTCTTCCAGCTCGGTATCCCAGTAG
- the secA gene encoding preprotein translocase subunit SecA: MFGAIARNLFGSSNDRVVKRLRKRVDAINVLEAEHQALSDEALRARTGEFRKRLSDGETLDDILPEAFATVREASRRTLGLRPFDVQLMGGMVLHEGMISEMKTGEGKTLVATLPVYLNALSGKGVHVVTVNDYLASRDAAWMGRVYNFLGLSVGVIKHGIEEDDRRAAYAADVTYGTNNEFGFDYLRDNMKFRLEDMVQRDFNYAIVDEVDSILVDEARTPLIISGPAEDSSELYRAMNVLIPNLAPEDYEKDEKQRAVSLTEAGTEKIEQLLREAGMLTQGDLYDIHNVSLVHHMNQALRAHKLFQRDVDYIVKNDKLVIIDEFTGRMMEGRRYSEGLHQALEAKEGVTIQQENQTLASITFQNYFRLYPKLAGMTGTAMTEAAEFAEIYGLEVVEMPTNVPMARKDADDEVYRSQREKFDGIIELVRDCQERKQPVLVGTVSIEKSEMLAEALKAKGITHEVLNARYHEQEAFIISQAGRPGAVTIATNMAGRGTDIQLGGNLEMALAARLQGVEDEAEIARITAAVTAEVEEGQRIVKEAGGLYVVGTERHESRRIDNQLRGRSGRQGDPGASKFFLALDDDLMRIFGSERMEGMLQKLGLKEGEAIVHPWINKALEKAQQKVEARNFEIRKQLLKYDDVMNDQRKVIYEQRKEIMRAKEVQQIILDMRHEVVEDLVASCIPANAYAEQWEVDRLHQEVARLFNLDLPVQDWAKEEGIADQEIRERIISAVDRKMAEKVANYGADIMRMAEKSLLLQILDQCWKDHLLQLDHLRQGVSLRAYAQKDPLNEYKREAFLLFDGLLSRLRETVVSVLAHVEMRVNRPEDMQPQPQEMHETRHDPAMDELVGADGEPAPAGFSGGADLPARRMAAAIDPNDPSSWGKVQRNALCPCGSGKKFKHCHGQIA, translated from the coding sequence ATGTTCGGCGCCATCGCCAGAAACTTGTTCGGCTCATCGAACGACCGCGTGGTCAAGCGCCTGCGGAAAAGGGTCGATGCGATCAACGTCCTGGAAGCGGAGCATCAGGCGCTGTCCGACGAAGCGCTGCGCGCCCGCACCGGCGAGTTCCGCAAGCGGCTGAGCGACGGCGAGACGCTGGACGACATCCTGCCGGAAGCCTTTGCCACGGTGCGCGAGGCATCCCGGCGCACGCTGGGCCTGCGCCCCTTCGACGTGCAGCTGATGGGCGGCATGGTGCTGCATGAGGGCATGATCAGCGAGATGAAGACCGGCGAGGGCAAGACCCTGGTCGCCACGCTGCCGGTCTATCTGAACGCGCTGTCGGGCAAGGGTGTGCATGTCGTCACGGTGAATGATTATCTGGCCAGCCGCGATGCCGCCTGGATGGGCCGGGTCTATAATTTCCTGGGCCTGTCGGTCGGGGTCATCAAGCATGGCATCGAGGAGGATGACCGCCGCGCCGCCTATGCCGCCGACGTGACCTACGGCACCAATAACGAGTTCGGCTTCGACTATCTGCGCGACAATATGAAGTTCCGGCTGGAGGACATGGTCCAGCGGGATTTCAACTATGCCATCGTCGATGAGGTCGACTCGATTCTGGTCGATGAGGCGCGCACGCCGCTCATCATCTCCGGCCCGGCCGAGGATTCCTCCGAGCTATACCGGGCGATGAACGTGCTGATCCCGAATCTGGCGCCTGAGGATTACGAGAAGGACGAGAAGCAGCGCGCCGTGTCGCTGACCGAGGCCGGCACCGAGAAGATTGAGCAGCTGCTGCGCGAGGCGGGCATGCTGACCCAGGGCGATCTTTACGACATCCACAATGTCTCGCTGGTTCATCACATGAACCAGGCGCTGCGTGCCCACAAGCTGTTCCAGCGCGATGTCGATTACATCGTGAAGAACGACAAGCTGGTCATCATCGACGAGTTCACCGGCCGCATGATGGAGGGCCGCCGCTATTCCGAAGGGCTGCATCAGGCGCTGGAAGCCAAGGAAGGCGTGACCATCCAGCAGGAAAACCAGACGCTGGCCTCGATCACCTTCCAGAATTATTTCCGGCTCTATCCGAAGCTGGCCGGCATGACCGGCACGGCGATGACCGAGGCGGCGGAGTTCGCGGAGATCTATGGGCTGGAAGTGGTCGAGATGCCGACCAACGTGCCGATGGCCCGCAAGGATGCCGACGACGAGGTCTATCGCAGCCAGCGCGAGAAGTTCGACGGCATCATCGAGCTGGTGCGCGACTGCCAGGAGCGCAAGCAGCCGGTGCTGGTCGGCACCGTTTCCATCGAGAAGTCGGAAATGCTGGCCGAGGCGCTGAAGGCCAAGGGCATCACGCATGAGGTGCTGAACGCGCGCTATCACGAGCAGGAAGCCTTCATCATCTCGCAGGCCGGCCGGCCGGGCGCTGTCACCATCGCCACCAACATGGCCGGTCGCGGCACCGATATTCAGCTCGGCGGCAATCTGGAAATGGCCTTGGCCGCCCGCCTGCAGGGGGTCGAGGACGAGGCGGAGATCGCCCGCATCACCGCGGCGGTGACGGCGGAGGTCGAGGAAGGCCAGCGCATCGTAAAGGAGGCCGGCGGTCTCTATGTGGTCGGCACCGAGCGGCATGAGAGCCGCCGCATCGACAACCAGCTGCGCGGCCGTTCCGGCCGTCAGGGCGATCCTGGCGCGTCCAAGTTCTTCCTGGCGCTCGACGACGATCTGATGCGCATCTTCGGCTCCGAGCGGATGGAAGGCATGCTGCAGAAGCTGGGGCTGAAGGAAGGCGAGGCCATCGTCCATCCCTGGATCAACAAGGCGCTGGAGAAGGCGCAGCAGAAGGTCGAGGCGCGCAACTTCGAGATTCGCAAGCAGCTGCTGAAATACGACGATGTGATGAATGACCAGCGCAAGGTCATCTACGAGCAGCGCAAGGAGATCATGCGCGCCAAGGAGGTGCAGCAGATCATCCTCGATATGCGCCACGAGGTGGTGGAGGATCTGGTCGCTTCCTGCATTCCCGCCAACGCCTATGCCGAGCAGTGGGAAGTGGATCGGCTGCATCAGGAGGTCGCCCGCCTGTTCAACCTCGACCTGCCGGTCCAGGACTGGGCGAAGGAAGAGGGCATCGCCGACCAGGAGATCCGCGAGCGCATCATCAGCGCCGTGGACCGCAAGATGGCGGAGAAGGTGGCGAATTACGGCGCCGACATCATGCGCATGGCGGAAAAGAGCCTGCTGCTGCAGATCCTCGACCAGTGCTGGAAGGATCATCTGCTGCAGCTCGATCATCTGCGCCAGGGCGTATCTCTGCGCGCCTATGCCCAGAAGGACCCGCTGAACGAGTACAAGCGCGAGGCCTTCCTGCTGTTCGACGGGCTGTTGAGCCGCCTGCGCGAGACCGTGGTGTCGGTGCTGGCCCATGTCGAGATGCGGGTGAACCGGCCGGAGGATATGCAGCCCCAGCCGCAGGAAATGCACGAGACGCGCCACGATCCGGCGATGGACGAGCTGGTTGGCGCCGATGGCGAGCCTGCCCCCGCTGGATTCTCGGGCGGTGCCGATCTGCCGGCCCGGCGTATGGCGGCGGCCATCGATCCGAACGATCCGTCCAGCTGGGGCAAGGTGCAGCGCAATGCGCTCTGCCCCTGCGGTTCAGGCAAGAAGTTCAAGCATTGTCATGGGCAGATCGCGTAG
- the argJ gene encoding bifunctional glutamate N-acetyltransferase/amino-acid acetyltransferase ArgJ, whose amino-acid sequence MALKLSPLAPARFPDMPPIAGVTLASAEAGVRYKGRTDVFLAELVPGTTAAGTLTKSLTASAPVEWCRANLADGKGRAVLVNSGNANAFTGKKGYDGAVATAEAAAKAIGCKPSEVFLASTGVIGEPLPADKVVAAIGTLRANLKPGTWHESAKAIMTTDTFPKGATRTARIGDTKVTINGICKGSGMIAPDMATMLGFVFTDAAIPAPVLQEMLSRGTDKSFNCITVDSDTSTSDTVLLFATGQAKHPPVESARDAHLKEFRAALEDLLTDLAIQIVRDGEGASKLVTIDVAGAASAKAAKRIGLAIANSPLVKTAIAGEDANWGRIVMAVGKSGEWADRDRLAISIGGVVVAKEGAAVEGYDETPVVAHMKGQEIHIEVDIGLGKGRARVWTCDLTHAYIDINGSYRS is encoded by the coding sequence GTGGCCCTGAAGCTTTCCCCCCTGGCCCCGGCCCGGTTTCCGGATATGCCACCAATCGCCGGCGTCACGCTTGCCTCCGCCGAGGCGGGGGTACGCTACAAGGGCCGCACCGACGTGTTCCTGGCGGAGTTGGTGCCCGGCACCACGGCGGCCGGCACGCTGACCAAGTCGCTGACCGCCTCCGCCCCGGTCGAGTGGTGCCGCGCCAACCTGGCGGACGGCAAGGGCCGCGCGGTACTGGTGAATTCCGGCAATGCCAACGCCTTCACCGGCAAGAAGGGCTATGACGGCGCGGTCGCCACCGCCGAGGCGGCGGCGAAGGCCATCGGCTGCAAGCCGTCGGAAGTGTTCCTGGCCTCCACCGGCGTGATCGGCGAGCCGCTGCCGGCCGACAAGGTGGTGGCGGCCATCGGCACGCTGCGCGCCAACCTGAAGCCGGGAACCTGGCATGAATCGGCCAAGGCGATCATGACCACCGACACCTTCCCGAAGGGGGCGACGCGGACGGCGCGTATCGGCGACACCAAGGTCACGATCAACGGCATCTGCAAGGGTTCGGGCATGATCGCGCCGGACATGGCGACCATGCTGGGCTTCGTCTTCACCGACGCGGCGATCCCCGCCCCGGTGCTGCAGGAGATGCTGTCGCGCGGCACCGACAAATCCTTCAACTGCATCACCGTGGACAGCGACACCTCGACCAGCGACACGGTGCTGCTTTTCGCCACCGGCCAGGCGAAGCACCCGCCGGTGGAAAGCGCCAGGGATGCGCATCTGAAGGAGTTCCGCGCGGCGCTGGAAGATCTGCTGACCGATCTCGCGATCCAGATCGTGCGTGACGGCGAGGGGGCCAGCAAGCTGGTGACCATTGATGTGGCGGGGGCCGCCTCGGCCAAGGCGGCCAAGCGCATCGGCCTCGCCATCGCCAATTCGCCGCTGGTAAAGACCGCCATTGCCGGCGAGGACGCCAACTGGGGCCGTATCGTCATGGCGGTCGGCAAGTCCGGCGAATGGGCCGACCGCGACCGGCTGGCCATCAGCATTGGCGGTGTCGTGGTGGCAAAGGAAGGGGCCGCCGTCGAGGGCTATGACGAAACCCCGGTGGTCGCCCACATGAAGGGCCAGGAAATCCACATCGAGGTCGATATCGGCCTCGGCAAGGGCCGCGCCCGGGTGTGGACCTGCGATCTGACGCACGCCTATATCGACATCAATGGCTCCTATCGAAGCTGA
- a CDS encoding peptidylprolyl isomerase, translated as MGALAIPAMAQQPAPAGDADPIVASVDGTTIRQSDIAALISTLPQQYRDIPMQMLFPALLERAIDGELLQREAKATGVAENPEVKRRVERYRDQLIQEQYLTDQLEAAVSEDKVKAEYEKLREQAPKAEEIRASHILVSDEATAKDIVRELDKGADFAALATEKSIDPGAANGGDLGYFTAEQMVPEFSAAAFELAPGAYSKEPVKSQFGWHVIKVADRRDVAPPSLDEAREQIRAELAEQEARRILAELRAKATIERFSMDGQPLPPQQTQPK; from the coding sequence ATGGGAGCTCTTGCGATTCCGGCCATGGCGCAGCAGCCCGCCCCCGCCGGCGATGCGGACCCGATTGTCGCCAGCGTCGATGGCACGACTATCCGGCAAAGCGATATCGCCGCGCTGATCTCGACGCTGCCGCAGCAGTACCGCGACATCCCGATGCAGATGCTGTTTCCCGCATTGCTGGAGCGCGCCATCGACGGCGAGCTGCTGCAGCGCGAGGCCAAGGCCACCGGCGTCGCCGAGAACCCCGAGGTGAAGCGCCGGGTCGAACGCTACCGCGACCAGCTGATCCAGGAGCAGTACCTGACCGACCAGCTGGAAGCGGCGGTCAGCGAAGACAAGGTGAAGGCCGAATACGAGAAACTGCGGGAGCAGGCGCCCAAGGCCGAGGAAATCCGCGCCAGCCATATTCTGGTCTCGGACGAGGCGACGGCGAAGGACATCGTGCGCGAACTCGACAAGGGTGCCGACTTCGCCGCGCTGGCCACCGAGAAGTCGATCGATCCCGGTGCCGCCAATGGCGGCGATCTCGGCTATTTCACCGCCGAACAGATGGTCCCCGAATTCTCCGCAGCCGCCTTTGAACTGGCGCCCGGCGCCTACAGCAAGGAGCCGGTGAAGTCGCAGTTCGGCTGGCATGTGATCAAGGTTGCCGACCGCCGCGACGTCGCCCCGCCCAGCCTGGACGAGGCACGCGAACAGATTCGCGCCGAGCTGGCCGAGCAGGAGGCCCGCCGCATCTTGGCGGAGCTGCGCGCCAAGGCGACCATCGAACGGTTCAGCATGGATGGCCAGCCGCTGCCGCCGCAGCAGACCCAGCCGAAGTAA
- the gluQRS gene encoding tRNA glutamyl-Q(34) synthetase GluQRS, with the protein MIVTRFAPSPTGLLHLGSAYSALVGWRRAREAGGRFLLRIEDIDPTRCRPEHEAAILDDLAWLGIDWDGDVRRQSDHLEEYRAALGRLEGMGLLYPCFCTRSDIEAEIARSGHAPHGPVHGPEGPVYPGICRAIPASEREARIGAGEAHALRLDMTKAVALAGPLDWQDEEKGVIRATPEAFGDVVLARKETPTSYHLSVTLDDALQGVTLVTRGMDLFEATHIHRLLQALFGLPVPLYAHHRLLTGPDGRRYAKRDRSLTIAALREAGHSPADIRAMVERGAAPTGAGPK; encoded by the coding sequence ATGATTGTCACCCGCTTTGCCCCCAGCCCGACCGGCCTGTTGCATCTGGGCTCCGCCTATTCCGCCCTGGTGGGGTGGCGCCGTGCGCGGGAAGCGGGCGGGCGTTTCCTGCTGCGCATCGAGGATATCGACCCGACGCGCTGTCGGCCGGAACATGAGGCGGCGATCCTCGACGATCTCGCCTGGCTGGGTATCGACTGGGATGGCGATGTCCGTCGGCAGTCCGACCATCTGGAGGAGTACCGCGCGGCGCTGGGCCGGCTGGAAGGCATGGGTCTGCTCTATCCCTGCTTCTGCACGCGCAGCGACATCGAAGCGGAAATCGCCCGCTCAGGACATGCACCGCATGGGCCTGTCCATGGGCCTGAGGGCCCGGTCTATCCCGGCATCTGCCGCGCCATTCCGGCGTCGGAACGAGAGGCCCGCATCGGCGCTGGGGAAGCGCACGCGCTGCGCCTCGACATGACAAAGGCGGTTGCCCTGGCAGGCCCGCTGGACTGGCAGGACGAGGAGAAGGGTGTCATCCGCGCCACGCCGGAAGCGTTTGGCGATGTGGTGCTGGCGCGCAAGGAGACGCCGACCTCCTATCACCTGTCGGTGACGCTGGACGATGCGCTGCAGGGGGTGACGCTGGTGACGCGCGGCATGGATCTGTTCGAGGCAACGCATATCCACCGGCTGCTGCAAGCGCTGTTCGGCCTGCCGGTGCCGCTCTACGCCCACCATCGGCTGCTGACCGGGCCAGACGGGCGACGCTATGCCAAGCGCGACCGCTCGCTGACCATCGCCGCCCTGCGCGAGGCCGGTCACTCGCCAGCCGATATCCGCGCGATGGTGGAACGGGGTGCTGCGCCTACCGGTGCAGGCCCGAAATGA
- a CDS encoding alpha/beta hydrolase, translated as MQLSGPSLPPADGKPARGLVILLHGLGADGNDLIGLAPHWAQLLPHVAFVSPNAPFPCDMAPYGYQWFSLQDRTPARVVAGVRAAWPILDAFIDEQLAAYDLSEDRLALVGFSQGCMMSLFTAPRRQRAVAGVVGYSGRLVDDGTMEGEIASRPPMLLVHGTEDAIVPYESLDLSREGLEALQVPVETLSCPGLGHGIDPAGLEAGGAFLQRVLPA; from the coding sequence ATGCAGCTTTCCGGCCCCTCGCTTCCGCCCGCCGACGGCAAACCCGCGCGCGGCCTCGTCATCCTGCTGCACGGGCTGGGGGCGGACGGCAACGATCTGATCGGCCTCGCCCCGCACTGGGCGCAGTTGCTGCCGCATGTCGCCTTCGTCTCGCCGAACGCGCCCTTCCCCTGCGATATGGCGCCCTACGGCTATCAATGGTTCAGCCTGCAGGACCGCACCCCGGCGCGGGTGGTGGCCGGCGTGCGCGCCGCCTGGCCAATCCTCGACGCTTTCATTGATGAGCAACTGGCCGCGTATGATCTGTCCGAGGACAGGCTGGCGCTGGTCGGTTTCAGCCAGGGCTGCATGATGAGCCTGTTTACCGCCCCGCGCCGCCAGCGCGCGGTGGCCGGCGTGGTCGGCTATTCCGGCCGGCTGGTCGACGATGGCACGATGGAAGGCGAGATCGCCTCGCGCCCGCCAATGCTGCTGGTGCACGGCACGGAGGATGCGATCGTCCCCTACGAGAGCCTCGATCTGTCCCGCGAGGGGCTGGAAGCGCTGCAGGTGCCGGTAGAGACGCTGAGCTGCCCCGGCCTCGGCCATGGCATCGATCCGGCCGGCCTGGAGGCTGGCGGCGCCTTCCTGCAGCGTGTGCTGCCGGCCTGA
- a CDS encoding HNH endonuclease, with product MTSLANDWPALVLNADCRPLSYYPLSLWNWQDTVKAVFLDRVNILAHYDQLVRSPTFEMRLPSVISLKQYVPAARRPAFTRFNVFLRDSFTCQYCGDLFSTQELTFDHVIPRSRGGRTSWDNVVTACGPCNLFKGNRMPRDIGMLPLEPPRQPTSFELQQNGRGFPPNHLHRSWQDYLYWDTELEEG from the coding sequence GTGACGTCGCTTGCGAACGACTGGCCTGCCTTGGTGCTGAACGCCGATTGCCGGCCGCTCAGCTATTACCCGCTGTCGCTGTGGAACTGGCAGGACACGGTGAAGGCGGTGTTCCTCGACCGGGTCAACATCCTCGCCCATTACGACCAGCTCGTGCGCTCCCCAACCTTCGAGATGCGGCTGCCCAGCGTGATTTCGCTGAAGCAATATGTGCCCGCCGCCCGCCGCCCGGCCTTTACCCGCTTCAACGTGTTCCTGCGCGACAGCTTCACCTGCCAATATTGCGGCGATCTGTTCTCCACCCAGGAACTGACCTTCGACCATGTGATCCCGCGCTCGCGCGGCGGGCGCACCAGCTGGGACAATGTCGTCACCGCCTGCGGGCCGTGCAATCTGTTCAAGGGCAACCGCATGCCGCGCGATATCGGCATGCTGCCGCTGGAACCGCCGCGCCAGCCGACCAGCTTCGAGCTGCAACAGAATGGCCGCGGCTTCCCGCCGAACCATCTGCACCGCAGCTGGCAGGATTACCTCTACTGGGATACCGAGCTGGAAGAGGGCTGA
- a CDS encoding J domain-containing protein: protein MPDSAMPDHKATRTSGARSRTYAIPCSAAFRDQVTALAQRRDVSIADLARAILLTVPEATVSAAPDPGEPAAHEREEVTLLSGASKGRVLRRKPRLQVRLQPGLSVVQLRRALGLAVAMARGDHVVALEAPAAKGKQAERIKVLEEEMERLRLMLSAVAFEPLKEGVRTRMEALYVLGFPADTQPDPRALKARYRMLAMIFHPDSPQGDTLRMGQLNAARDLLRL from the coding sequence ATGCCCGACAGCGCGATGCCCGACCATAAAGCCACGCGCACATCCGGCGCGCGCAGCCGGACCTATGCCATTCCCTGCAGCGCCGCCTTCCGCGACCAGGTGACGGCGCTGGCGCAGCGCCGCGACGTCAGCATCGCCGACCTGGCGCGCGCCATTCTGCTGACCGTTCCGGAAGCGACCGTAAGCGCCGCCCCGGATCCGGGCGAACCGGCAGCCCATGAACGTGAGGAGGTGACCCTGCTGTCCGGCGCCTCCAAGGGCCGGGTGCTGCGCCGCAAGCCGCGCCTGCAGGTACGGCTGCAGCCCGGCCTGTCGGTGGTGCAGCTGCGCCGGGCGCTCGGGCTTGCCGTTGCCATGGCGCGCGGCGACCATGTGGTGGCGCTGGAAGCGCCGGCCGCCAAGGGCAAGCAGGCCGAACGGATCAAGGTGCTGGAGGAGGAGATGGAGCGGCTGCGCCTCATGCTCTCCGCCGTCGCCTTCGAGCCGCTGAAGGAAGGCGTGCGCACCCGCATGGAAGCGCTCTATGTGCTGGGTTTCCCGGCCGATACGCAACCGGACCCAAGGGCGCTGAAGGCGCGCTATCGCATGCTGGCGATGATCTTCCACCCGGATTCGCCGCAGGGCGATACGCTGCGCATGGGCCAGCTGAACGCCGCCCGCGATCTGCTCAGGCTATAA
- a CDS encoding DUF488 domain-containing protein → MQILYTIGYEGTDIERFVATLKAVGIQRLADVRAVLHSRKRGFSKKSLAAHLEAEGIEYLTFQPLGDPKPGRDAARAGQQDVFRAIYTTHLNSEGAQSSLKELTAVAEQQPTCLLCFERDPVNCHRSIIAEELKSCGFEVLNLFGDAPERYVRNAHRLPSYSPRQGTATA, encoded by the coding sequence ATGCAAATCCTGTATACCATCGGCTACGAGGGAACAGACATTGAGCGATTTGTCGCCACTCTGAAAGCGGTTGGTATTCAACGGCTCGCTGATGTGAGAGCCGTGCTCCATTCACGAAAAAGGGGCTTTTCTAAAAAATCATTGGCAGCCCACCTAGAAGCCGAAGGGATCGAATATTTAACTTTTCAACCTCTCGGCGACCCCAAACCCGGTAGAGATGCTGCCCGTGCGGGACAACAGGATGTATTCCGTGCTATTTATACTACACACCTCAACTCTGAAGGCGCTCAGTCATCCCTCAAGGAGCTAACGGCAGTAGCTGAACAACAGCCGACTTGCCTATTATGCTTTGAACGAGATCCGGTGAATTGCCATCGGTCTATCATTGCAGAGGAACTGAAATCCTGCGGCTTTGAGGTACTGAACCTCTTTGGCGATGCCCCGGAGAGATATGTCCGTAACGCCCATCGACTGCCAAGTTACAGTCCTCGTCAAGGCACTGCCACAGCCTAG